One Anopheles marshallii chromosome 3, idAnoMarsDA_429_01, whole genome shotgun sequence genomic region harbors:
- the LOC128712563 gene encoding cytochrome b5 domain-containing protein 1, with the protein MDSKLPPPCKYFLRDEVVIHNDETSAWVIVHGVVIDTTPLFTAAGHKTTLKKTLQWLLAFAGQDLSLFFHNNELTPIERTNRNGERVPVFVPCLERNPATQRCWYRDPALVIGRITFHPCPVKIINTLTFHETEMIICYEDTIGDVREKYLRYNDNAKQYEWRMDLSEGSKAGMLRMHETLTENGYQVNLRSPIPVIWIFYILPPGTTDTTSDTDYSSGKYNPVIERSAGGIKVITLATTQ; encoded by the exons ATGGATTCAAAATTGCCACCACCATGTAAATATTTTCTGCGCGATGAAGTCGTAATCCACAACGATGAAACAAGTGCGTGGGTTATCGTCCATGGAGTTGTTATCGACACTACACCGTTGTTTACGGCAGCCGGACACAAAACCACGCTAAAGAAG ACGCTGCAGTGGTTATTGGCATTTGCGGGCCAAGATTTAAGCTTGTTCTTCCATAACAACGAGCTTACCCCTATTGAGCGTACCAACCGCAACGGAGAACGGGTTCCGGTCTTTGTGCCCTGTTTGGAGCGTAATCCTGCCACCCAGCGCTGCTGGTACCGTGATCCGGCTCTGGTCATTGGACGCATAACATTCCACCCATGCCCGGTGAAAATTATCAACACATTGACATTCCACGAGACGGAAATGATCATTTGTTACGAAGATACGATCGGTGACGTGCGGGAAAAGTACTTGCGCTACAACGACAACGCAAAGCAGTACGAATGGCGTATGGATCTGTCGGAG GGTTCGAAGGCTGGCATGCTACGAATGCACGAAACACTTACGGAAAACGGATATCAGGTCAATCTGCGCAGTCCAATACCGGTGATTTGGATTTTTTACATTCTACCGCCGGGTACAACGGACACAACAAGCGATACGGACTATTCATCCGGAAAATATAACCCAGTGATCGAGCGGTCCGCAGGCGGAATCAAGGTAATAACACTCGCCACTACGCAGTGA